From a single Arachis hypogaea cultivar Tifrunner chromosome 3, arahy.Tifrunner.gnm2.J5K5, whole genome shotgun sequence genomic region:
- the LOC112775478 gene encoding uncharacterized protein: MAATMQATAEAIENQMNNGNNGNNGDEGPMTLSSFLKVHPPTFRGTSNPTDADNWIQTITRALQAQQFPEEQWIEFGTYQLQEFYKKYFSNSIRNAKELELLQLKQGQMTATEYTSRVFSELVNKSRAVEECVKKAAAEKESLRPRHFANNCPEKKKYETCRVQQVGRVYTTSAVGAEGSETLIRGNYEIAGRILNALFDLGATHSFIAFEKANELGLKIVVMRLGCPQFSFRVQLREFVHDLICLPMTGLGLILGLGWLSKNHVLLDCYEKLVCFMPEDTDGPVVANSYYLNSRIIPVVCEFPEIFPNDIDEFPPEREVESAIELVPGAGSISSAPYRMSPLEMDELKDQLEDLLGKHFIRPSVSP; the protein is encoded by the exons ATGGCTGCGACTATGCAGGCAACAGCCGAAGCTATAGAAAACCAAATGAACAATGGGAATAATGGCAATAATGGTGATGAGGGCCCTATGacgctttcctctttcttgaaggTTCATCCTCCGACCTTCAGAGGAACCTCAAACCCCACCGATGCGGACAACTGGATTCAGACTATAACGCGAGCACTACAGGCTCAACAGTTTCCTGAAGAGCAGTGGATTGAGTTTGGAACTTATCAACTACAAG AGTTCTACAAGAAATACTTTTCCAATTCAATCAGAAATGCTAAGGAACTTGAACTACTTCAGCTGAAACAAGGTCAGATGACTGCTACTGAGTATACTAGCAG GGTATTTTCTGAACTCGTGAATAAGAGTAGGGCggttgaagagtgtgtgaaaaaggcTGCAGCAGAGAAGGAAAGTCTGAGG CCCAGGCACTTTGCCAATAATTGtccagagaagaagaagtatgagacttgTAGAGTACAGCAGGTAGGGAGAGTGTATACTACTTCTGCAGTAGGCGCTGAGGGATCAGAGACCTTGATCAGAGGTAACTATGAAATAGCTGGTAGAATATTAAATGCCTTATTCGATTTAGGAgctacacattcattcattgcatttgagaaggctAATGAGTTAGGGTTGAAAATAGTGGTCATGAG GTTAGGATGTCCACAATTTTCGTTTCGAGTACAACTACGTGAATTCGTGCATGATCTGATTTGTCTGCCGATGACTGGTCTTGGTCTCATTCTGGGGTTGggctggttatctaagaaccatgttctactCGACTGTTATGAGAAATTAGTGTgctttatgccggaggatacgGATGGGCCGGTTGTGGCGAATAGCTATTATTTGAATTCTAGGATA ATTCCGGTTGTTTGCGAGTTTCCTGAGATATTTCCaaatgatattgatgaatttccacctGAACGAGAGGTTGAGtctgctattgagttggtgccagGAGCCGGTTCGATctcgagtgctccttataggatgtcaccattGGAAATGGATGAGCTTAAGGATCAGCTAGAAGATTTGCTGGGAAAACACTTTATTCGACCGAGTGTTTCTCCGTAg